Part of the Cuniculiplasma divulgatum genome, AATACTTGGACCTGTGTTGATCTCTGCAACATCATTTGAATTCCAGTAAATGGATTCACCTGATGACGTTTCTCCAGTATCAGTACCATAGTCATATGCGCTCGGTACATTCATGTATGCTGAGCTTGTTGCATTGTAATATTTCAATGTCATATTTGCGTTTACATTATAAAGGGTTGTTGTGCTTCCACCACCTGGTCCACCAATCATTATTTCTGCATCATAAAGGAGATAATTCGTTGGTGTAAGATGTGAACCGCTGATGAGAAAGTTTGACTGAGGTGTCTTAAATGTGCTTGCAGTATGGTAGGTAGAGTTGAGTATTACCAAATCGTATGTGCCATGCACCGATAGCTGTGGAACGGAGTAATTGAAATAAACCGCATTCCTGTTGTCAATTAGTGTTGAGTTTAGGTATAGATGTACTGTAAAAGGTGTTTTCACAGCAAAAGTGGGCCCATAAGCAATATGTACACCAGGATATTTGATAACATGCCCAGTAGTGCTATAGATAGAATTTTGTGTTATAATAGCCTTAGGACTTGAAAAATTCCACATATTATCTTCAAAAGTTATAGTGTGATGATTGGATGAATATAATAGCACGTTTTGTGTCCAGAAGGTATAATTTGAATTTCCAAATAGGGTAGCATTATTTAAAACTGTATTCAGCTGCACTGTTATATTGCTTGGATCTTCATTTAATGCATACAATGCAGTAAGATTGCTTATGGATATTGTACCCTCAAAGCTGTTCGTTGATAATTGATATGGCGTAAGAACACCACTCACATTCTTTATTCCAAAGTCTCCTATTCCCATAGGAGCTGGAGCAGATACGTAATGTGGGGTTACATGACCATCTATCGACCTTTTCTATAATCTTATGATTCCTCTAACAAGACAGTACTAAACCTGTTTTATGGGCATGATCATGCCGCTGAATGTGGATATTCTTCTCAAAACCCCTTAATTTTTTCTGTTTTTTTCTTCCTTTTCACTCATTTTACATAGCTGCCGCTATCTTCCCTCTTTTTTTCAGGTTCATCAGTGTGAAAAGATTGTAGCAGAAACACTTGAACATCGCCTTTACACGAACACGCCTAACCATGGTCACATAAACATGATCACCGTTGAATTTTCCCTTGATGATGGAGTACGGTCTCTCACCAGGTGATCTCTTCCTTGATATGCGCAGATTCCGTCTCACCTGATCGATTGAAAGCGGATTATTTCTGGATGCATGATCCATTGTCCCGTTCAGTCCCCTGCATGGTGCACCCTGGTATCCCTTGTCCCTGTAACATGGCATATCCGGTACACTCAGATCAACATTGGCATCATGGAGTGCTGCTGTGGTTACGACAAACTCCCTGATCAGTGGCATGTCGACGCCTACAGAGCTGTGAAGCTTGTATCCGAAATGTGTTCTGTTATCTTTTTTTGTGAAAGTACCGTCCTTCGATCTTCTTGTCTTAGAGGATCTTCTCTCTTCCTTGCTGAGTCTCTTCTTTTCTGATGCTTTTATCTTCGCTGCCTTCTTCTGGGCCTTTGTCATCTTTTTCTTCTGATCTGGATCAGCAGCATCACCCTTCCCTGGCGACTCACCCGTTTCCTCATTCTTCGTCATCTGCGGAGGTTCCGGATCCACTGGAACTGGAGGTTTCCTCCTTCCATGTTTTCCATGATCCGACTCAATATATGAGGCATCCTGTATAACGCCCTTTTCTATCCTTATTCCCCTGTCATTGAACTGCTTCCATATGGCTTCCCAGAGTTTCTTGTCCATGCCGGATGATGAGAGTCTTTCCCTGAACAGCCATATGGTTCTGGCATCAGGCATCTTATCCGGATAGTGGAGGAAATGCCTGAATGATATCCTGTCATAGAGTTCCCTCTCCGTTGCCTCATCACTGAGGCCGTAAAGTTCCTGTATGAAGAGTGTCCTGATCATGGTTATCTCATCAAAGTTAGGCCTTCCACCCTTTTCGGTGTTGTTTTTGAAGAGAGATGATACCATGGATCCAAGGGCATTCCAATCCACAATGGGTTCAAGCCCGACAAGTGTATCCATGCTTCTGATCTGGTTATACGCTTCAGGGATGCTGAAATCACGCAATGAGCTCATTATAATACACATGAAACACGCATGAATAAAGGTTTCGCTATCAATAATAATCATTGGAGCTAGGAAAATACTGGTCTTAATGTAAATTTAGTTTAGAAAATCATCTATGATTTGGCTTAGGTTTTTAGAAAAAGTCTATCATCTTATAATCCTCAGCTGCCTTGTAATTTGGGAGGAAAAGGTTATTATTTAAGTTCTTTGTTGTGTTCTTAAAAGTAGATGAACTTGAAGTACTTTTTCCACTCAGATTTGAGCCAGTCACTTTGGAACTTGCAGTAGCATTCAAACTATTCTCAAAGTTATGAAACTGTGAAATAGCACTTAAATTCTGACTACCAGAAGATGTAAACTGGGAACTAATAGTTCCCACACTACTATTACCAACATTACTTTGAACTGCAGGATTAGTTCCTATTACTGCCATTGAAAAACCTATGACTGACATCATGGCTATCGAAATCACTATTAATTTTTTTAAGTCCATGAAAATAATAAGATTGATATCTATTTAAACATAATGTAGTATTAAATTAAAATGTGTCTTAATAAAGATTTAAAAAGAAGATGTTGATTTATTAACTTTTAAAGTTTAAACCAAAAACCCATCCACTACTTTTCCAACTTTTACCATACTTATTTCTGAT contains:
- a CDS encoding IS5 family transposase, producing MSSLRDFSIPEAYNQIRSMDTLVGLEPIVDWNALGSMVSSLFKNNTEKGGRPNFDEITMIRTLFIQELYGLSDEATERELYDRISFRHFLHYPDKMPDARTIWLFRERLSSSGMDKKLWEAIWKQFNDRGIRIEKGVIQDASYIESDHGKHGRRKPPVPVDPEPPQMTKNEETGESPGKGDAADPDQKKKMTKAQKKAAKIKASEKKRLSKEERRSSKTRRSKDGTFTKKDNRTHFGYKLHSSVGVDMPLIREFVVTTAALHDANVDLSVPDMPCYRDKGYQGAPCRGLNGTMDHASRNNPLSIDQVRRNLRISRKRSPGERPYSIIKGKFNGDHVYVTMVRRVRVKAMFKCFCYNLFTLMNLKKRGKIAAAM